From Micromonospora nigra, one genomic window encodes:
- a CDS encoding solute symporter family protein has translation MTTVLAAEAGSSTARNLTIVLFLAFVAVTLAITIWASRQTKTATDFYAGGRSFSGFQNGMAIGGDYMSAASFLGIAGIIALYGYDGFLYSIGFLVAWLVALLLVAELLRNSGRYTMADVLAFRMRQRPVRTAAAVSTITVSIFYLLAQMVGAGALVALLLGIRPGTTFLGMDAATAKIATIVMVGALMIIYVTVGGMKGTTYVQIVKAFLLMGGALIMTVLVLAKYKFNLSSLLGDAAATSGQGSAFLEPGLRYGVEVAGNATQTFYNKIDLLSLGIALVLGTAGLPHILIRFYTVPTAKAARKSVLWAIGIIGTFYLLTLALGFGAAALVGGDAIREQDRAGNTAAPQLAEALGVDFLGGDLGGATLLAIIAAVAFATILAVVAGLTLASSSSLAHDFYANVVRNGQTSERQEVRVARISALVIGAVSIALSIFAQNLNVAFLVALAFAVAASGNLPAILYSLFWRRFNTSGAVWAIYGGLLAAVVLVFFSPVVSGAPTAMFPDQDWQWFPLSNPGILSIPFGFLCGWIGTVLSKESDEDKYAELEVRALTGAGAH, from the coding sequence ATGACCACGGTCCTCGCGGCTGAGGCGGGCAGTTCCACCGCCCGCAACCTGACCATCGTCCTGTTCCTGGCCTTCGTGGCCGTGACCCTGGCGATCACGATCTGGGCGAGCAGGCAGACCAAGACGGCCACCGACTTCTATGCCGGCGGCCGGTCCTTCTCCGGCTTCCAGAACGGCATGGCGATCGGTGGCGACTACATGTCGGCCGCCTCCTTCCTGGGCATCGCCGGCATCATCGCGCTCTACGGCTACGACGGCTTCCTCTACTCGATCGGCTTCCTGGTCGCCTGGCTGGTGGCCCTGCTGCTGGTGGCGGAGCTGCTGCGCAACTCCGGTCGGTACACGATGGCCGACGTCCTGGCCTTCCGGATGCGGCAGCGGCCGGTCCGGACGGCGGCGGCGGTCTCCACCATCACCGTGTCGATCTTCTATCTGCTGGCCCAGATGGTCGGTGCGGGCGCGCTGGTGGCGCTGCTGCTCGGTATCCGACCGGGCACCACGTTCCTCGGCATGGACGCCGCCACCGCCAAGATCGCCACGATCGTCATGGTCGGCGCCCTGATGATCATCTACGTCACGGTCGGCGGCATGAAGGGCACCACCTACGTGCAGATCGTCAAGGCGTTCCTGCTCATGGGCGGTGCGTTGATCATGACGGTGCTGGTGCTGGCGAAGTACAAGTTCAACCTGTCCTCGCTGCTCGGCGACGCCGCCGCCACCTCCGGGCAGGGCAGCGCCTTCCTGGAACCCGGGCTGCGGTACGGGGTCGAGGTGGCCGGCAACGCGACCCAGACCTTCTACAACAAGATCGACCTGCTCTCCCTCGGCATCGCCCTGGTGCTGGGCACCGCCGGCCTGCCGCACATCCTGATCCGCTTCTACACCGTCCCGACGGCGAAGGCGGCCCGCAAGAGCGTCCTCTGGGCCATCGGCATCATCGGCACCTTCTACCTGCTCACCCTGGCTCTCGGCTTCGGCGCGGCAGCCCTGGTCGGCGGCGACGCCATCCGCGAGCAGGACCGGGCCGGCAACACGGCCGCCCCGCAACTCGCCGAAGCGCTGGGGGTGGACTTCCTCGGCGGCGACCTGGGCGGGGCCACCCTGCTCGCCATCATCGCGGCGGTCGCGTTCGCCACCATCCTCGCGGTCGTCGCCGGTCTCACGCTGGCCTCGTCGTCCAGCCTCGCGCACGACTTCTACGCCAACGTGGTCAGGAACGGCCAGACCTCGGAACGGCAGGAGGTCAGAGTCGCCCGGATCTCGGCGCTGGTGATCGGTGCGGTCTCCATCGCGCTGTCGATCTTCGCGCAGAACCTGAACGTGGCCTTCCTCGTGGCGCTGGCCTTCGCGGTGGCCGCCTCGGGCAACCTGCCGGCGATCCTCTACAGCCTGTTCTGGAGGCGGTTCAACACCTCCGGCGCGGTCTGGGCCATCTACGGCGGCCTGCTGGCGGCCGTGGTGCTGGTGTTCTTCTCGCCGGTGGTCTCCGGCGCGCCGACCGCGATGTTCCCCGACCAGGACTGGCAGTGGTTCCCGCTGTCCAACCCGGGCATCCTGTCGATCCCGTTCGGTTTCCTGTGCGGCTGGATCGGCACCGTCCTGTCGAAGGAGAGCGACGAGGACAAGTACGCGGAGCTGGAGGTGCGCGCCCTGACCGGGGCGGGCGCCCACTGA
- a CDS encoding NAD-dependent epimerase/dehydratase family protein, with protein sequence MKVAERYGPGHRILVTGGAGFVPSHLVDALIARGCAVVALDNFVTGSKENVAHLLDTPTFTLVEADISDGLPAHPALSERFDAILHMASPASPTDFEKLPVEILRVGSVATLALLERATADGARFLMASTSEAYGDPKEHPQRETYWGNVNPIGIRSVYDEAKRFSEAATMAYRRSRGLDTAIVRIFNTYGPRMRPDDGRAIPTFISQALRGAPITVHGSGNQTRSICYVADLVRGILLLLDSGEAGPVNCGTEHEMSMRQLAETIVSLCDSSSEVTYVTRSADDPEMRRPDLTLARELLGYEPTVTPDEGLRRTIEYFRERLG encoded by the coding sequence ATGAAGGTCGCAGAGCGCTACGGTCCCGGTCACCGCATCCTCGTCACCGGGGGCGCCGGCTTCGTCCCGTCGCACCTGGTGGACGCCCTGATCGCCCGTGGTTGCGCCGTCGTCGCGCTGGACAACTTCGTCACCGGGTCGAAGGAGAACGTCGCGCACCTGCTGGACACGCCGACCTTCACCCTGGTCGAGGCCGACATCTCCGACGGGCTCCCGGCGCATCCGGCGCTCTCCGAGCGGTTCGACGCGATCCTGCACATGGCCTCACCCGCGAGCCCGACCGACTTCGAGAAGCTGCCCGTGGAGATCCTGCGGGTCGGCTCGGTCGCCACCCTGGCCCTGCTGGAGCGGGCCACCGCCGACGGTGCCCGGTTCCTGATGGCCTCCACCTCGGAGGCGTACGGCGACCCGAAGGAACACCCGCAGCGGGAGACGTACTGGGGCAACGTCAACCCGATCGGCATCCGCAGCGTGTACGACGAGGCCAAGCGCTTCTCCGAGGCGGCCACGATGGCGTACCGGCGGAGCCGGGGGCTGGACACCGCCATCGTCCGGATCTTCAACACGTACGGCCCGCGGATGCGGCCCGACGACGGCCGGGCCATTCCGACCTTCATCTCGCAGGCGCTGCGCGGCGCGCCGATCACGGTGCACGGCAGCGGCAACCAGACCCGGTCGATCTGCTACGTGGCGGATCTGGTGCGCGGCATCCTGCTGCTGCTCGACTCGGGTGAGGCAGGCCCGGTGAACTGCGGCACCGAGCACGAGATGAGCATGCGGCAACTGGCCGAGACGATCGTGTCACTCTGCGACAGCAGCTCCGAGGTGACCTACGTCACCCGGAGCGCCGACGATCCGGAGATGCGCCGCCCCGATCTCACTCTCGCCCGGGAACTGCTCGGATACGAGCCCACCGTGACGCCGGACGAGGGCCTGCGACGCACGATCGAGTACTTCCGCGAGCGGCTAGGGTAA
- a CDS encoding LCP family protein — protein MSATMPAGLPHPYLHRGTGRASVPGSGRDVGRARPGTRWYPSPEDGSPVGPGSPGGPRGPRGPRHPGGRLPGRGPRPRWGRIALVAGVVVLVLALLGGVGAWFYTRSLNDNLARTDPFSEITGGRPAKAVDGALNILLVGTDSRDPDAPVDESSQWRADTIIVMHIPANHQEAYLVSIPRDLYVPIPQGANAECGTGQRGKINSAFAFGGLPLAVRTVECFTDVRLNHVMAIDFGGFKEVTDALGGVDLKVERTIKSIHKPYRTFTKGTMHMNGAQALDWIRQRKQFPDGDFARMRHQQEFLRALMDKAASTQTLTSPTKLNAFLQSVTDAVTVDEQFSLTDMAVQFRNLRGENLTFVTSPHLGSETINGESVVVSDREKALTMYRAMSSDTMAEWVAANVKKPGTTE, from the coding sequence ATGTCAGCGACCATGCCGGCGGGCCTACCGCACCCGTACCTCCACCGCGGCACCGGGCGCGCGTCGGTGCCCGGCTCCGGCCGGGACGTCGGCCGGGCGCGGCCGGGGACCCGCTGGTACCCCTCGCCCGAGGACGGATCCCCCGTCGGCCCCGGCAGCCCCGGCGGCCCGCGGGGTCCACGTGGGCCCCGGCATCCGGGCGGGCGGCTGCCGGGGCGCGGCCCGCGCCCGCGCTGGGGGCGCATCGCCCTGGTCGCCGGGGTGGTGGTGCTTGTCCTCGCGCTGCTGGGCGGCGTGGGCGCGTGGTTCTACACCCGCAGCCTGAACGACAACCTGGCCCGCACCGACCCGTTCTCGGAGATCACCGGCGGACGGCCCGCCAAGGCGGTCGACGGTGCCTTGAACATCCTGCTGGTGGGCACCGACTCCCGTGACCCGGACGCCCCGGTCGACGAGTCCAGCCAGTGGCGGGCGGACACGATCATCGTGATGCACATCCCCGCCAACCACCAGGAGGCCTACCTGGTCTCCATCCCCCGTGACCTGTACGTGCCGATCCCGCAGGGCGCCAACGCGGAGTGCGGCACCGGCCAGCGCGGCAAGATCAACTCCGCCTTCGCCTTCGGTGGCCTGCCGCTGGCGGTGCGGACCGTGGAGTGCTTCACCGACGTGCGACTCAACCACGTCATGGCGATCGACTTCGGCGGCTTCAAGGAGGTCACGGACGCCCTGGGCGGGGTGGACCTGAAGGTGGAGCGGACGATCAAGTCGATCCACAAGCCGTACCGGACCTTCACCAAGGGCACCATGCACATGAACGGCGCCCAGGCGCTGGACTGGATCCGGCAGCGCAAGCAGTTCCCGGACGGCGACTTCGCCCGCATGCGGCACCAGCAGGAGTTCCTGCGGGCGCTGATGGACAAGGCGGCCAGCACGCAGACGCTGACCAGCCCGACGAAGCTCAACGCGTTCCTGCAGTCGGTCACCGACGCGGTCACGGTCGACGAGCAGTTCTCGCTGACCGACATGGCGGTGCAGTTCCGCAACCTGCGCGGTGAGAACCTGACCTTCGTGACCAGCCCGCACCTGGGCAGCGAGACGATCAACGGCGAGTCCGTGGTGGTCTCCGACCGGGAGAAGGCGCTGACCATGTACCGGGCGATGTCCTCCGACACCATGGCGGAGTGGGTCGCGGCCAACGTGAAGAAGCCGGGCACGACCGAATGA
- a CDS encoding LCP family protein yields the protein MLEPPRASARASTTVPAQRGRPGAPGPKKRKRRKDPLWARLTVVVGAVLMMTSGVAIVGSKALISQATSNISQRNLLGGAGKTNAEGGADLKGPIDMLLLGVDARQRWAADDVRADSIIMLHIPASHDQAYLISIPRDTEAQIPAFAKSGYPGGVDKINAAFQAGARNGGGWEGGAQLMAQTIKSMTGVSFDGAAIINFGGFKKVIDALGSVRICPKQEVRSIHMSYVDGKPMWNADAKKTGKPMTPVVHKKGCQEMEGWAALDFSRQRYGLDNSDYDRQQNQQQLIKAMARKATQDGVLTNPIKLKNLIEAAGSTFTLDTGGVPVEDFIFTMRGVTANDLTMLKTNGGTFNGNASGREALSQETLDMFHAVKKDKLAEYVFYHPEVISNRK from the coding sequence TTGCTGGAACCGCCTCGCGCGTCCGCCCGAGCGTCCACCACCGTCCCCGCCCAGCGGGGCCGGCCCGGCGCCCCCGGGCCGAAGAAGCGCAAGCGCCGCAAGGACCCGCTCTGGGCCCGGCTCACCGTGGTCGTCGGTGCGGTGCTGATGATGACCAGCGGCGTCGCCATCGTCGGCAGCAAGGCCCTGATCAGCCAGGCGACCAGCAACATCTCGCAGCGCAACCTGCTCGGCGGTGCCGGCAAGACGAACGCCGAGGGCGGTGCCGACCTCAAGGGGCCGATCGACATGCTGCTGCTGGGCGTGGACGCCCGGCAGCGCTGGGCCGCCGACGACGTCCGCGCGGACAGCATCATCATGCTGCACATCCCGGCGAGCCACGACCAGGCGTACCTGATCTCGATCCCGCGGGACACCGAGGCGCAGATCCCGGCCTTCGCGAAGAGCGGCTACCCCGGCGGCGTCGACAAGATCAACGCAGCCTTCCAGGCCGGCGCCCGCAACGGTGGCGGCTGGGAGGGCGGCGCGCAGCTGATGGCCCAGACGATCAAGAGCATGACCGGCGTCAGCTTCGACGGGGCGGCGATCATCAACTTCGGCGGCTTCAAGAAGGTCATCGACGCCCTCGGCTCGGTTCGCATCTGCCCCAAGCAGGAGGTCAGGTCGATCCACATGTCGTACGTCGACGGCAAGCCCATGTGGAACGCGGACGCGAAGAAGACCGGCAAGCCGATGACTCCGGTGGTGCACAAGAAGGGCTGCCAGGAGATGGAGGGCTGGGCGGCCCTGGACTTCTCGCGGCAGCGCTACGGCCTCGACAACAGCGACTACGACCGCCAGCAGAACCAGCAGCAGCTGATCAAGGCGATGGCCCGCAAGGCGACCCAGGACGGAGTCCTGACCAACCCGATCAAGCTCAAGAACCTGATCGAGGCGGCCGGCTCGACCTTCACGCTCGACACCGGCGGCGTCCCGGTGGAGGATTTCATCTTCACCATGCGCGGCGTCACCGCCAACGACCTGACCATGCTGAAGACCAACGGCGGCACGTTCAACGGCAACGCCAGCGGCCGGGAGGCGCTGAGCCAGGAGACGCTGGACATGTTCCACGCCGTCAAGAAGGACAAGCTGGCAGAGTACGTCTTCTACCACCCCGAGGTGATCTCGAACCGGAAGTGA
- a CDS encoding LCP family protein codes for MLLAGLAVVGLKTLTHRYDRVVAREQLLDPTARRDRTDLDGPLNYLLVGSDRRPGGSAPDQRTDTILIVHVPAGLREAYLVSVPRDLLVDIPPGPGYAGGRDKVNAAYEYGGGGRSGSRLLSATLARLTGIRFDGAALVDFAGFRSVVDVLGGVTMCVRTEVRSIHTDRVFHRGCQRMDGAQALDFARQRYDLPGGDYDRQTHQQQLLRAMLDRAGETRLRTNPVKLDRVIRAVGESLTVDTNGVPLDDLLLALRDLPADALRGVQVPSHPQTIDQVSYVVLDDGGAGLFEAIRGAGVSDWARTNPHRVTTL; via the coding sequence GTGCTGCTCGCGGGCCTCGCCGTGGTCGGGCTGAAGACCCTCACCCACCGGTACGACCGGGTCGTCGCCCGCGAGCAACTGCTCGACCCCACCGCCCGCCGGGACCGCACCGACCTCGACGGCCCCCTCAACTACCTGCTCGTCGGCTCGGACCGCCGCCCGGGCGGCAGCGCACCCGACCAGCGCACCGACACCATCCTGATCGTGCACGTACCGGCCGGGCTGCGCGAGGCGTATCTCGTCTCCGTGCCCCGGGACCTGCTCGTCGACATCCCGCCCGGCCCCGGATACGCCGGTGGGCGGGACAAGGTCAACGCCGCCTACGAGTACGGCGGAGGCGGGCGCTCCGGCAGCCGCCTGCTCTCCGCCACCCTGGCCCGGCTCACCGGCATCCGGTTCGACGGTGCCGCGCTGGTCGACTTCGCCGGCTTCCGCAGCGTGGTCGACGTGCTCGGCGGCGTCACCATGTGCGTACGCACCGAGGTGCGCTCGATCCACACCGACCGGGTCTTCCACCGGGGCTGCCAGCGGATGGACGGCGCACAGGCACTGGACTTCGCCCGCCAGCGCTACGACCTGCCCGGTGGCGACTACGACCGGCAGACCCACCAGCAGCAACTCCTGCGCGCCATGCTGGACCGCGCCGGCGAGACGCGGCTGCGTACCAACCCGGTCAAACTCGACCGGGTCATCCGCGCGGTCGGCGAATCCCTGACCGTGGACACCAACGGCGTACCCCTGGACGACCTCCTGCTCGCCCTGCGTGACCTGCCCGCGGACGCCCTGCGCGGGGTCCAGGTGCCCTCCCACCCGCAGACCATCGACCAGGTGTCCTACGTCGTGCTCGACGACGGCGGGGCGGGCCTCTTCGAGGCCATCCGCGGTGCCGGCGTGTCCGACTGGGCCCGGACCAACCCCCACCGGGTGACCACGCTCTGA
- a CDS encoding rhodanese-like domain-containing protein, translating into MFGPEVPTVTVPEINDDTYLLDVREDDEWAAGHAPGAHHLPMMELPARIAEVPADRDVAVICRSGGRSAQVVAYLVRNGWDQVRNVEGGMGEWATTGRPVVGSDGQPGRVL; encoded by the coding sequence GTGTTCGGACCCGAGGTGCCCACCGTGACCGTGCCAGAGATCAACGACGACACCTACCTGCTCGACGTCCGGGAGGACGACGAGTGGGCCGCCGGGCACGCCCCCGGCGCGCACCACCTGCCGATGATGGAACTGCCGGCCCGCATCGCGGAGGTACCCGCCGACCGGGACGTGGCCGTCATCTGCCGCTCCGGCGGACGATCCGCCCAGGTCGTCGCCTACCTGGTGCGCAACGGCTGGGACCAGGTGCGCAACGTCGAGGGCGGGATGGGCGAGTGGGCCACCACCGGCCGTCCCGTGGTCGGTTCCGACGGGCAGCCGGGCCGGGTGCTGTAG
- a CDS encoding glycerophosphodiester phosphodiesterase, whose protein sequence is MGAPLVIAHRGASHDLPEHTLAAYLRALDEGADGLECDVRLTRDGHLVCVHDRRLDRTSNGSGPVSARTLAELEQLDFGSWHPGCVPADGDEVLDESHTRLLTLERLLTAVLAAGRPVRLLIETKHPSRYGGDVERRLVTLLRRYGLADPGPDERVRVTVMSFSPLAVRRIRTLAPALPTVLLLEVLPRWLRLGRLPFGTAIAGPGIGLVRARPQLVPALRAAGNQVYVWTVNEPADLELVLTAGADGIITDRPAQTLTRLGR, encoded by the coding sequence ATGGGCGCACCCCTCGTCATCGCCCACCGTGGCGCCTCCCACGACCTGCCGGAACACACCCTGGCCGCCTACCTGCGGGCTCTCGACGAGGGCGCCGACGGGCTGGAGTGCGACGTCCGGCTGACGCGGGACGGGCACCTGGTGTGCGTCCACGACCGCCGGCTGGACCGCACCAGCAACGGCAGCGGGCCGGTCAGCGCGCGAACCCTCGCCGAACTGGAACAGTTGGACTTCGGCTCGTGGCACCCCGGCTGCGTGCCCGCCGACGGCGACGAGGTGCTCGACGAGTCGCACACCCGGCTGCTCACCCTGGAGCGGCTGCTGACCGCCGTCCTGGCCGCCGGCCGGCCCGTCCGCCTGCTGATCGAGACCAAGCACCCCTCGCGCTACGGCGGCGACGTCGAACGCCGCCTGGTCACGCTGCTACGACGGTACGGGCTCGCCGACCCGGGCCCCGACGAGCGCGTACGGGTCACCGTGATGTCGTTCTCCCCGCTGGCCGTGCGGCGCATCCGCACCCTCGCCCCGGCCCTGCCCACCGTGCTGCTGCTGGAGGTGCTGCCCCGCTGGCTGCGGCTGGGCCGGCTGCCGTTCGGCACCGCGATCGCCGGGCCGGGGATCGGCCTGGTGCGCGCCCGCCCGCAACTGGTCCCCGCGCTGCGGGCCGCCGGCAACCAGGTGTACGTGTGGACCGTCAACGAACCGGCCGACCTGGAGCTGGTGCTGACGGCCGGGGCGGACGGAATCATCACCGACCGCCCCGCGCAGACCCTGACCCGGCTGGGCCGATGA